The Streptomyces albofaciens JCM 4342 genome has a segment encoding these proteins:
- a CDS encoding carboxymuconolactone decarboxylase family protein: MDARFNLFENELAAKFAKRFANTGLVVHRSPLAKSTQELVALRVSQINGCGWCVDAHTKEAAAAGETAVRLSLVAVWREATVFTEAERAALALAEEGTRLADAHQGVSDETWDQVRKHYDDDRIAALVSLVALVNAANRLAVIVHQKGGSYEPGMFAGLTD; this comes from the coding sequence ATGGACGCCCGGTTCAACCTGTTCGAGAACGAGCTCGCCGCCAAGTTCGCCAAGCGGTTCGCCAACACCGGCCTGGTGGTCCACCGGTCGCCGCTGGCGAAGTCCACGCAGGAACTGGTGGCGCTGCGCGTCAGCCAGATCAACGGCTGCGGCTGGTGCGTGGACGCGCACACCAAGGAGGCCGCGGCCGCCGGTGAGACCGCGGTACGGCTCAGCCTGGTCGCCGTCTGGCGCGAGGCCACCGTGTTCACCGAGGCCGAGCGGGCCGCGCTGGCGCTCGCCGAGGAGGGCACCCGGCTCGCCGACGCCCACCAGGGCGTTTCCGACGAGACCTGGGACCAGGTGCGCAAGCACTACGACGACGACCGGATCGCCGCGCTGGTCTCCCTGGTCGCCCTGGTCAACGCGGCCAACCGGCTCGCCGTGATCGTGCACCAGAAGGGCGGCTCCTATGAGCCCGGCATGTTCGCCGGGCTGACGGACTGA
- a CDS encoding chitinase — protein sequence MRRIPSLRAAFTAAVTAVAALGLAVTGAGGASAATPLPAHVFAPYFEAWTGQSPAAMAAESGAKHLTMAFIQTARKGSCTPLWNGSTSMPISPATFGADIKSIQARGGDVIPSFGGYTADTTGTEIADSCTDVQQIAAAYEKVITTYDISRLDMDIEVDALDNTAGIDRRNKAVKLVQDWAAANGRKLEISYTLPTTTRGPAANGVALLRNAVSNGTRVDVVNLMTFDYYDNAAHDMAKDTETAAQGLHDHLARLYPDKSDAQLWGMIGVTEMPGVDDFGPAETFTLANARQVYAWATAKKINTLSFWALQRDNGGCPGGPASDNCSGIEQQTWDFTRIFAPFTSGSSTPQNDFSVTAEPAAGSVTAGGTATTTVRTAVTAGEAQKVNLTVSGVPAGVTAALSPDSVTAGGSATLTLATTAAAESGTHRVTVTGTGPAGSHTATYTLTITGGSGGRCTAAPWAAGTVYTAGQQVSHKGHTWKAKWWTTGEEPGSTGEWGVWQDIGSC from the coding sequence ATGAGACGCATCCCCTCCCTGCGCGCGGCGTTCACCGCCGCCGTCACCGCGGTCGCGGCGCTCGGCCTCGCCGTGACCGGTGCCGGCGGAGCGTCGGCCGCGACGCCCCTCCCGGCCCACGTCTTCGCCCCCTACTTCGAGGCATGGACCGGCCAGAGCCCCGCCGCGATGGCCGCCGAGTCGGGTGCCAAGCACCTGACGATGGCCTTCATCCAGACGGCCCGGAAGGGTTCCTGCACACCGCTGTGGAACGGCAGCACCAGCATGCCGATCTCCCCGGCCACCTTCGGCGCCGACATCAAGTCCATCCAGGCCAGGGGCGGCGACGTCATCCCGTCGTTCGGCGGGTACACCGCGGACACCACCGGTACCGAGATCGCCGACAGCTGCACCGACGTCCAGCAGATCGCCGCCGCGTACGAGAAGGTCATCACCACCTACGACATCAGCCGCCTCGACATGGACATCGAGGTCGACGCGCTGGACAACACCGCGGGCATCGACCGGCGCAACAAGGCCGTCAAGCTCGTCCAGGACTGGGCGGCGGCCAACGGCCGAAAGCTGGAGATCTCCTACACCCTGCCGACGACCACGCGCGGCCCGGCGGCCAACGGAGTCGCGCTGCTGCGGAACGCGGTGAGCAACGGCACCCGCGTCGACGTGGTCAACCTGATGACGTTCGACTACTACGACAACGCCGCCCACGACATGGCGAAGGACACCGAGACCGCCGCCCAGGGCCTGCACGACCACCTAGCGCGCCTCTACCCGGACAAGAGCGACGCCCAGCTCTGGGGCATGATCGGCGTCACCGAGATGCCCGGTGTCGACGACTTCGGCCCGGCCGAGACCTTCACCCTGGCCAACGCGCGTCAGGTCTACGCCTGGGCCACCGCCAAGAAGATCAACACCCTGTCGTTCTGGGCGCTCCAGCGCGACAACGGCGGCTGCCCCGGCGGCCCGGCCTCGGACAACTGCTCCGGCATCGAGCAGCAGACGTGGGACTTCACCCGTATCTTCGCGCCCTTCACCAGCGGCTCCAGCACCCCGCAGAACGACTTCTCGGTGACGGCGGAACCCGCCGCGGGGTCGGTGACCGCCGGCGGTACGGCCACCACCACGGTGCGGACCGCGGTGACCGCGGGCGAGGCGCAGAAGGTGAATCTGACCGTCAGCGGTGTCCCCGCGGGCGTCACCGCCGCGCTCAGCCCGGACTCCGTCACGGCGGGCGGCTCCGCCACCCTGACCCTCGCGACGACCGCCGCGGCGGAGTCCGGCACCCACCGCGTCACCGTCACCGGCACCGGACCCGCTGGCAGCCACACGGCGACGTACACCCTGACCATCACCGGCGGCAGCGGCGGCCGGTGCACGGCCGCGCCCTGGGCCGCCGGCACCGTCTACACCGCCGGTCAGCAGGTGTCGCACAAGGGCCACACCTGGAAGGCCAAGTGGTGGACGACGGGCGAGGAGCCCGGCAGCACCGGCGAATGGGGCGTCTGGCAGGACATCGGCTCCTGCTGA
- a CDS encoding RNA polymerase sigma factor, whose protein sequence is MTVLSGISAPVADADDAALVRRFQSTTDRRTRSALFERLYATHRQRLYGFCLKRLLPDRDAAREALQETFLTAWAELENLEHPEALEAWLHRIAWRRCAQQRRKRDRATGAPLDGWEETTGRKTARRQRQIAADDADFAARRHRALTLIRNIAVAQGPGRQRFHDLYVGEELTGDALAHRLGRATGATKEDNEALRKAFRSNVLAKDPRNREACGRLAEILTSAVAYWTAQAAAAEKAGRPAAADRARRTKDALERFLADPDRDSTTALPDAVCRTVTRHTGQCLTCGGNAKRSVARWFPAVAPFAFTDVVMDAVRDRFDLVSASRPADGGAVTEVKGGRSSRSGSGPGGRSGGSSGRPGRPGNAPGLGRRITVNSLVALALSLGVVYGSGGAEIPMAQVPWSSPASSGASSGEHRGAPPASGGAPSGRAPADRTGPERAAPAPSNGSAATSPATRPAPRTETAETAHRSSGPADSSPPPTPTPTPTPTPTPTQASTEEQAVDEKPAGTQPSEQLPANPGSNPAPAPNPNPGTGSTDTQASTSRSTSQSSSSSPSATGPFVQRPSAYEGSLVRSTTTDEPG, encoded by the coding sequence GTGACCGTACTCTCCGGCATCAGCGCACCGGTGGCCGACGCGGACGACGCCGCCCTGGTCAGGCGTTTCCAGTCCACCACCGACCGGCGGACCCGCAGCGCCCTCTTCGAGAGGCTCTACGCGACCCACCGTCAACGCCTGTACGGCTTCTGCCTCAAACGCCTGCTTCCCGACCGGGACGCCGCGCGCGAAGCCTTACAGGAAACCTTCCTCACGGCCTGGGCGGAGCTGGAGAACCTGGAACACCCGGAGGCCCTGGAGGCCTGGCTCCACCGGATCGCCTGGCGGCGCTGCGCCCAGCAGCGGCGGAAGCGGGACCGGGCCACCGGGGCCCCGTTGGACGGCTGGGAGGAGACCACAGGCCGGAAGACGGCCCGCCGGCAGCGGCAGATCGCCGCGGACGACGCCGACTTCGCGGCCCGGCGCCACCGCGCCCTGACGCTCATCAGGAACATCGCGGTGGCACAGGGTCCCGGCAGGCAGCGCTTCCACGACCTGTACGTCGGCGAGGAACTGACCGGCGACGCGCTGGCACACCGGCTCGGGCGCGCCACCGGAGCCACCAAGGAGGACAACGAGGCGCTGCGGAAGGCGTTCAGGTCCAATGTGCTGGCCAAGGATCCGCGCAACCGGGAGGCGTGCGGCCGGCTGGCGGAGATCCTGACGTCAGCGGTGGCGTACTGGACCGCACAGGCCGCGGCCGCCGAGAAAGCGGGGCGCCCCGCGGCAGCCGACCGGGCGCGGCGCACCAAGGACGCTCTGGAGCGCTTCCTCGCCGACCCGGACCGCGACAGCACCACAGCCCTGCCGGACGCCGTGTGCCGCACCGTCACCCGGCACACGGGCCAGTGCCTCACCTGTGGGGGCAACGCCAAGCGCAGCGTCGCCCGCTGGTTCCCGGCGGTCGCGCCCTTCGCGTTCACCGATGTGGTCATGGACGCGGTGCGGGACAGGTTCGACCTGGTGTCCGCGAGCCGCCCCGCCGACGGCGGGGCCGTGACGGAGGTCAAGGGCGGGCGGAGCAGCCGGTCCGGCAGCGGGCCCGGTGGCCGGTCCGGAGGTTCGTCCGGCCGCCCGGGCCGACCGGGCAACGCGCCGGGCCTCGGGCGCCGCATCACGGTGAACAGCCTGGTGGCGCTCGCGCTGAGCCTCGGTGTCGTGTACGGAAGCGGCGGCGCCGAGATCCCGATGGCGCAGGTGCCCTGGAGTTCTCCGGCTTCGTCGGGGGCCTCGTCGGGAGAGCACCGCGGCGCTCCCCCGGCGTCCGGTGGCGCCCCGTCAGGCCGTGCGCCCGCCGACCGTACGGGTCCGGAGCGCGCCGCCCCCGCGCCGTCGAACGGCTCAGCCGCCACGAGCCCGGCCACCCGGCCCGCCCCGAGGACGGAGACGGCAGAGACGGCGCACCGGTCCAGCGGCCCCGCGGACAGCTCCCCGCCCCCGACACCGACACCGACACCGACACCGACACCGACACCGACACAAGCCTCCACCGAGGAACAGGCTGTGGACGAGAAGCCCGCGGGCACCCAGCCGTCCGAACAACTCCCGGCAAACCCGGGTTCAAACCCTGCCCCTGCCCCTAACCCGAACCCAGGTACCGGGAGCACGGATACGCAGGCGTCCACGTCCCGGTCGACGTCCCAGTCGTCTTCGTCCAGCCCGTCCGCCACCGGCCCCTTCGTCCAGCGCCCCTCCGCCTACGAGGGCTCTCTCGTCCGGTCGACCACCACCGACGAGCCCGGGTAG
- a CDS encoding RNA polymerase sigma-70 factor gives MASEPGKGADQHGEGEANPAGRPSGGGEVDPATEAFIAHRNLLFTVAYEMLGSAADAEDVLQETWLRWTGVDLDSVREQRAYLVRITTRQALGRLRTLGRRKESYVGSWLPEPLLTTPDVAEDVELADSVSTAMLLVLETLAPTERAVFVLREVFALGYDEIAEAVGKSPATVRQIAHRARAHVAARRPRGAVSPAEAQGALEAFRRAVETGDLQGLCDLLAPDVVLLGDGGGIRQAVLRPIVGADKVARLLAAGLGKMAAGSLRPAQVNGHPALVLRLDDEIDTVVTVRVDNGLITGLYAVRNPEKLSHMHQETALRR, from the coding sequence GTGGCCAGCGAGCCCGGCAAAGGCGCGGACCAACACGGCGAGGGCGAAGCGAACCCGGCCGGGCGGCCCTCAGGCGGCGGGGAGGTGGACCCCGCCACCGAGGCCTTCATCGCCCACCGGAACCTGCTGTTCACCGTCGCCTACGAGATGCTCGGTTCGGCCGCCGACGCCGAGGACGTCCTGCAGGAGACCTGGCTGCGGTGGACCGGAGTGGATCTCGACTCGGTACGGGAACAGCGTGCGTACCTGGTCCGGATCACCACCCGCCAGGCGTTGGGCCGGCTGCGTACGCTCGGCCGCCGCAAGGAGTCCTACGTCGGCTCCTGGCTGCCCGAGCCGCTGCTCACCACGCCGGACGTGGCCGAGGACGTCGAACTGGCGGACAGCGTGTCGACGGCGATGCTCCTCGTGCTGGAGACGCTCGCGCCGACCGAGCGGGCGGTGTTCGTGCTGCGTGAGGTGTTCGCCCTCGGATACGACGAGATCGCCGAAGCCGTCGGCAAGAGCCCGGCCACGGTCCGCCAGATCGCCCACCGGGCCCGGGCCCACGTCGCGGCCCGCCGGCCACGCGGCGCCGTGTCCCCGGCCGAGGCCCAGGGCGCGCTGGAGGCGTTCCGGCGGGCGGTCGAAACGGGCGACCTCCAGGGCCTGTGCGACCTGCTCGCACCGGATGTCGTCCTCCTGGGCGACGGCGGCGGTATCCGGCAGGCCGTCCTGCGGCCGATCGTCGGGGCCGACAAGGTGGCCCGCCTGCTGGCCGCCGGACTGGGCAAGATGGCCGCGGGGTCACTGCGGCCGGCCCAGGTCAACGGCCACCCGGCGCTGGTCCTCCGGCTGGACGACGAGATCGACACGGTCGTGACGGTACGCGTCGACAACGGCCTGATCACCGGGCTCTACGCCGTACGCAACCCCGAAAAGCTCTCGCACATGCACCAGGAGACCGCCCTGCGCCGCTGA
- a CDS encoding cytochrome P450, which produces MGTRIPGPEPRADGGLGAVAAAGGLHRYQLQLHAAYGPVVRFQLPGADMAVSVADPVLLEATAHIDKRPERLFEFLAPLCEAGNLQVLPAEEHTPWRRLLLSVLAGRPSHERHFGRFTELVTSLADRWAGQGGHEPVALQKDLTELSLRMIGAYALGGEAADPEKVVAAFEEVLTEYLGRLYQVPVPGTEEERARRAEQALASLRATVDRVVAAHRPGSGTDADRSDLIGALVAAGESAARIRDTVMMTMLAAHHTTGVAVSWTLHLLGRHPEAAGRVAEELDRVLGDRAVPEYADLRRLTYLGMVLKEAMRLFPPGPYGARETTEALVLGDHEVPAGTVIFYPFWAVHLNPDHWPESEKFVPERFLPDEVAKRPRLAYIPFGFGPRSCEGAGLATVEAELVLAVLLRRFRFRPVPGHEVTPVERFVLWAADDIRMFVSPREAGAGRP; this is translated from the coding sequence GTGGGCACGCGCATCCCTGGTCCCGAGCCCCGGGCGGACGGTGGGTTGGGCGCCGTCGCGGCGGCGGGTGGGCTGCACCGGTATCAGTTGCAGTTGCATGCCGCATATGGCCCCGTGGTGCGGTTTCAGCTGCCGGGCGCGGACATGGCGGTGTCGGTGGCGGATCCGGTGTTGTTGGAGGCCACGGCACATATCGACAAGCGGCCGGAGCGGTTGTTCGAGTTTCTGGCGCCGCTGTGCGAGGCGGGCAATTTGCAGGTGTTACCGGCCGAGGAGCACACCCCGTGGCGTCGGCTGCTGTTGTCGGTGCTGGCCGGGCGGCCCTCGCACGAACGGCACTTCGGGCGGTTCACCGAGCTGGTGACTTCGCTCGCGGACCGGTGGGCCGGGCAGGGCGGGCACGAGCCGGTCGCGTTGCAGAAGGATCTGACCGAGCTGTCGTTGCGGATGATCGGTGCGTACGCGTTGGGAGGCGAAGCGGCGGATCCGGAGAAGGTGGTCGCGGCGTTCGAGGAGGTGCTCACCGAGTATCTGGGGCGGCTCTATCAAGTGCCCGTGCCGGGTACGGAGGAGGAGCGCGCCCGGCGGGCGGAGCAGGCCCTCGCTTCTCTGCGGGCGACGGTCGACCGGGTGGTGGCGGCGCACCGGCCCGGCAGCGGTACGGATGCCGACCGGAGCGATCTGATCGGGGCGCTCGTGGCGGCCGGGGAGAGCGCGGCGCGGATCCGCGACACCGTGATGATGACGATGCTGGCCGCGCACCACACGACCGGGGTGGCCGTCTCGTGGACCCTGCATCTGCTGGGGCGCCATCCCGAGGCGGCCGGACGCGTCGCGGAGGAGCTGGACCGCGTGCTCGGCGACCGCGCGGTGCCCGAGTACGCCGACCTGCGGCGCCTCACGTATCTGGGCATGGTCCTGAAGGAGGCCATGCGGCTGTTCCCGCCCGGGCCGTACGGTGCGCGGGAGACGACCGAGGCGCTGGTCCTGGGCGACCACGAGGTCCCGGCCGGGACGGTGATCTTCTATCCGTTCTGGGCCGTCCACCTGAACCCCGACCACTGGCCCGAGTCCGAAAAGTTCGTACCCGAGCGGTTCCTGCCGGACGAGGTGGCCAAGCGGCCGAGGCTGGCGTACATCCCGTTCGGGTTCGGGCCGCGCAGCTGTGAGGGTGCCGGTCTGGCCACGGTCGAGGCCGAACTGGTCCTGGCCGTCCTGCTCAGGCGCTTCCGCTTCCGGCCCGTGCCGGGGCACGAGGTGACGCCGGTCGAACGGTTCGTGCTGTGGGCGGCCGACGACATCCGTATGTTCGTCAGCCCTCGGGAGGCGGGGGCGGGGAGGCCGTGA